A region from the Polyangiaceae bacterium genome encodes:
- a CDS encoding phosphotransferase, producing the protein MKQENADQRRALQGMLEALWPGARLLKVSRFGVDEGSDDAETTKGLGYGKPLLLDVGLVGGEERRLVFHTAAPNAFGHDRRSDRALEMLLAYDTFALVPHHAGACDVGAIAKSGDALVSLRDTGEFYLLSDFVPGHVYADELRNIAARGSLEARDRLLVERLVDTLIDIHGEKIDAPVAYQRAIRDLVGSGEGIFGIIDGFPRDGQVRAERLQRIEQAAVAWRWRLKTGESRNRRTHGDFHPFNIIIDESDSPRLLDTSRGSVGDPADDVSCLAINFVFFALGHRGAWKGALRELWYGFWERYQERSGDAQLLDVVAPFLAWRGLVLANPAWYPGLDPAHRDALLSLVEQALAAPRFDPAFAEGVFMEHP; encoded by the coding sequence ATGAAGCAAGAGAACGCAGATCAGAGGCGCGCCCTGCAGGGCATGCTCGAGGCGCTGTGGCCTGGCGCGCGCTTGCTCAAAGTTTCGCGCTTCGGCGTGGACGAAGGTAGCGACGACGCTGAAACCACCAAGGGCCTGGGCTACGGCAAGCCGCTCTTGCTGGACGTGGGTTTGGTTGGGGGAGAGGAGCGTCGCTTGGTCTTTCACACCGCCGCCCCGAATGCCTTCGGGCACGATCGGCGCTCCGATCGCGCCCTGGAGATGCTCCTGGCGTATGACACGTTCGCGCTCGTGCCCCATCACGCCGGCGCGTGTGATGTCGGCGCCATTGCGAAGTCGGGCGATGCGTTGGTCTCCTTGAGAGACACCGGGGAGTTCTATCTACTCAGCGACTTCGTACCCGGCCATGTGTACGCCGATGAGCTGCGTAACATCGCGGCGCGTGGAAGTCTCGAGGCGCGCGATCGCTTACTGGTCGAACGCCTGGTGGATACACTGATTGATATCCATGGGGAAAAAATTGATGCGCCGGTTGCTTATCAGCGCGCGATCCGCGACTTGGTAGGCAGCGGCGAGGGGATCTTCGGCATCATCGATGGCTTCCCCAGGGACGGTCAGGTGCGAGCAGAGCGCTTGCAGCGTATCGAGCAGGCAGCGGTCGCCTGGCGCTGGCGGCTCAAGACAGGTGAGTCGCGCAATCGGCGTACCCACGGCGATTTCCACCCGTTCAACATCATCATCGACGAGAGCGATAGCCCGCGCCTGCTTGACACCAGTCGAGGTTCGGTGGGCGATCCGGCGGACGACGTGAGCTGCCTCGCCATCAACTTCGTGTTCTTCGCGCTTGGTCACCGCGGCGCCTGGAAGGGTGCACTCCGAGAGCTCTGGTACGGGTTCTGGGAGCGGTACCAAGAGCGTTCGGGAGACGCTCAGCTGCTCGACGTGGTGGCGCCATTCTTGGCTTGGCGCGGCTTGGTGCTGGCGAACCCAGCTTGGTATCCAGGCTTGGATCCCGCTCATCGCGACGCATTGCTAAGCCTGGTCGAGCAAGCGCTGGCTGCGCCGCGCTTCGATCCAGCTTTCGCCGAAGGCGTCTTCATGGAGCACCCGTGA
- a CDS encoding universal stress protein, producing the protein MTRKLLCPVDFSECSEHAFLAAVDLATRLGVTVQVFHIYQPSEVSADPGFFLYAGNQRPLSEIARDQATRGLDEFAEAHADVAVGVNYSVLEGHPVERILEEARTGAYEMIVMGTRGRTGLAHLLMGSVAERVVRGSPIPVFTFKEATTQDAP; encoded by the coding sequence ATGACTCGAAAGCTGCTGTGTCCGGTGGATTTTTCGGAGTGCTCCGAGCACGCCTTCCTTGCCGCGGTGGACCTCGCCACGCGCCTCGGGGTGACGGTACAGGTGTTTCACATCTACCAACCCAGTGAGGTGAGCGCCGATCCTGGCTTCTTCCTCTACGCGGGCAACCAGCGGCCCCTCAGTGAGATCGCGCGGGATCAGGCGACCCGCGGGCTGGATGAATTCGCCGAAGCGCATGCGGACGTCGCCGTAGGCGTGAACTACTCGGTGCTCGAAGGGCACCCGGTAGAGCGAATCCTCGAGGAAGCGAGGACTGGTGCCTACGAGATGATCGTGATGGGCACCCGGGGCCGTACGGGCCTCGCCCATTTGTTGATGGGCAGCGTGGCGGAGCGGGTGGTGCGTGGCTCACCCATCCCGGTATTCACCTTCAAAGAAGCCACCACCCAGGACGCTCCGTGA
- the ccoS gene encoding cbb3-type cytochrome oxidase assembly protein CcoS has translation MSVLYLLIPLAILFGALFVVAFIWATRKGQFDDLDTPPVRILFDDDK, from the coding sequence ATGAGCGTGCTGTATCTGCTGATTCCGCTGGCGATCCTGTTCGGTGCGCTGTTCGTCGTGGCGTTTATCTGGGCTACACGTAAGGGTCAGTTCGACGATCTGGACACGCCGCCGGTGCGCATTCTCTTCGACGACGACAAGTGA
- a CDS encoding heavy metal translocating P-type ATPase yields MTTDVRPFVGGASGTTCPAEATLCAHCGLVVPAGLIESEQEHQFCCHGCRTVYDVLHQNGLTAYYDYRRADGTAVGPALASGRSYTHFDEAKFHELYVRNEPDGTLSVRFLLEGVHCAACVWLVEKLPRLVPGVLESRLDLGKNLVALRWDPEQVGLSAVAEAIDRLGYPPHPPQADQRAELDKKEDRKLLIRIAVAGACAGNVMLMAAALYGGLFQGMAAEYEALFRWGSFLLTLPAVLWAAALFYKGAFYALRARAPHMDLPITIGIFTGFGWGAYNTLRGTGEIYFDSVTALIFLLLVGRWVQRRHQRRATRAAELLYAMAPASARLVEGVTAEDGGLVSSGATSEHYRVREVPLEALELGALVEVRAGDRVPVDGLVVDGASEVDRAWLTGESRPELVEAGAVVHAGTVNVSSRLIVRAERTGHATRMGQLMERVEEAQSRRAPIVLLADRWSGFFVIAVLVLASLTLLSWWSHGPTQAIEHAVALLIVTCPCALGMATPLAVGAALGRAAQSGLLIKGGDVLERLQKPGRVVFDKTGTLTLGKLVLEDVRGDERYLPWVLAMERQSAHVIARALVSGLEERLSPEQLAEAKRLAGVRARERLGAGLFAEIDGHEVRIGNVQGVGCLAEWASEGAEELARHGRTPVLLTVDGRVELLLGLGDPLRPDAQDTLLRLVDLGYDLAVLSGDHPATVEALVRQTGVEFVLALGGVTPEQKLEYVEQWVKERPVVMVGDGVNDAAALSAASVGVAVHGGAEASLQAADVFATRPGLTPVWRLIEGSRRSLGVVRRNLVFSLVYNAVGATLALAGVLNPLIAALLMPLSSLTVVTSSFRSRSFKT; encoded by the coding sequence ATGACGACTGATGTGCGCCCCTTCGTCGGTGGTGCCAGCGGCACCACTTGCCCTGCGGAAGCGACTCTGTGTGCACACTGCGGCCTGGTAGTGCCCGCGGGGCTGATCGAGAGCGAACAGGAGCATCAGTTCTGCTGTCACGGCTGCCGTACGGTCTATGACGTGCTGCACCAGAACGGGCTCACCGCGTACTACGACTACCGCCGCGCTGACGGGACTGCGGTAGGGCCAGCGCTCGCGAGCGGCCGCTCCTACACGCATTTTGACGAGGCGAAGTTCCACGAACTCTACGTGCGCAATGAGCCCGATGGCACGCTGAGTGTGCGCTTCCTGCTCGAGGGCGTGCACTGTGCTGCGTGCGTCTGGCTCGTGGAGAAGCTGCCGCGCCTGGTGCCTGGAGTGCTCGAGTCACGCCTCGATCTCGGCAAGAACCTCGTCGCGCTGCGTTGGGATCCAGAGCAGGTAGGGCTATCTGCGGTGGCTGAGGCTATCGATCGCCTCGGCTACCCACCGCATCCGCCCCAGGCCGATCAACGCGCGGAGCTCGACAAGAAAGAGGACCGCAAGCTCCTGATCCGCATCGCCGTCGCCGGCGCCTGTGCGGGCAACGTGATGCTGATGGCAGCGGCGCTCTATGGTGGCCTGTTTCAGGGCATGGCTGCGGAGTACGAGGCATTGTTTCGCTGGGGCAGCTTCTTGCTCACCTTGCCCGCGGTGTTGTGGGCGGCTGCGCTGTTCTACAAGGGCGCCTTTTACGCCTTGCGCGCCCGCGCGCCGCACATGGACCTGCCGATCACCATCGGTATCTTCACGGGCTTCGGCTGGGGTGCTTACAACACCCTGCGCGGAACCGGAGAGATCTACTTCGACTCGGTCACCGCGCTGATCTTCTTGCTGTTGGTCGGTCGTTGGGTGCAGCGCCGGCATCAACGGCGTGCCACGCGCGCGGCGGAGCTCCTGTACGCGATGGCGCCTGCTTCCGCGCGGTTGGTCGAAGGTGTCACCGCCGAGGACGGCGGGCTCGTCTCGAGCGGCGCCACGTCAGAACACTACCGAGTGCGGGAAGTGCCCCTCGAGGCCCTCGAGCTCGGCGCGCTGGTGGAAGTGCGGGCCGGCGATCGGGTTCCGGTCGATGGGCTCGTGGTGGACGGCGCCTCCGAAGTCGACCGCGCGTGGTTGACCGGTGAGTCGCGCCCGGAGCTGGTCGAGGCGGGGGCGGTCGTGCATGCCGGTACTGTCAACGTTTCCTCGCGGTTGATTGTGCGTGCCGAGCGCACAGGGCACGCGACCCGCATGGGCCAGCTCATGGAGCGCGTGGAAGAGGCGCAGAGCCGCCGTGCGCCCATCGTGCTCTTGGCGGATCGGTGGTCAGGCTTCTTCGTGATAGCGGTGCTCGTGCTCGCGAGCCTCACACTGCTGAGCTGGTGGAGCCACGGGCCCACGCAAGCCATCGAGCACGCGGTGGCGCTGCTCATCGTCACCTGTCCCTGCGCGCTGGGCATGGCTACTCCCCTGGCAGTCGGTGCGGCCCTCGGCCGCGCGGCGCAGAGCGGCCTCTTGATCAAGGGAGGCGACGTGCTCGAGCGCCTGCAGAAGCCCGGCCGTGTCGTCTTCGATAAAACCGGAACACTGACGCTCGGCAAGCTGGTGCTGGAAGACGTGCGCGGCGATGAGCGCTACCTGCCGTGGGTGCTCGCCATGGAGCGCCAGTCCGCACATGTGATCGCGCGCGCGTTGGTCAGTGGCTTGGAGGAGCGCCTCTCCCCCGAACAACTAGCTGAAGCCAAGCGCCTTGCCGGCGTGCGCGCTCGGGAGCGCCTCGGCGCCGGCTTGTTCGCGGAGATCGACGGCCACGAGGTGCGGATTGGCAATGTCCAAGGTGTCGGTTGCCTCGCGGAATGGGCGAGTGAGGGCGCTGAGGAGCTCGCGCGTCATGGTCGCACGCCGGTACTGCTTACGGTGGACGGTCGAGTCGAGTTGCTGCTGGGTCTCGGCGATCCGCTACGCCCCGACGCGCAGGACACGCTCCTGCGCTTGGTGGATCTGGGCTACGATTTGGCTGTGCTGTCGGGCGATCACCCGGCGACGGTCGAGGCGCTGGTGCGCCAGACGGGTGTTGAGTTCGTCCTGGCGCTCGGCGGCGTGACGCCCGAACAAAAGCTCGAGTACGTCGAGCAGTGGGTGAAAGAGCGACCGGTGGTGATGGTGGGTGATGGCGTCAACGACGCCGCGGCGCTGTCCGCTGCGAGCGTGGGCGTGGCGGTTCACGGCGGCGCTGAGGCAAGTCTGCAGGCCGCAGATGTGTTCGCCACGCGGCCAGGACTCACGCCGGTCTGGCGGCTGATCGAAGGCTCGCGACGCAGCCTCGGTGTGGTGCGCCGGAACTTGGTTTTCTCGTTGGTCTACAACGCGGTTGGTGCAACTCTTGCTCTTGCAGGAGTGTTGAACCCGCTGATCGCGGCGCTCTTGATGCCGCTCAGCTCACTGACCGTCGTGACTAGCTCGTTCCGCAGTAGGAGCTTCAAGACATGA
- a CDS encoding sulfite exporter TauE/SafE family protein: MIHVLLSVVAASVLGSLHCAGMCGGFVAFYAGGDTSERQRSVAHVAYNLGRLLTYAIVGAFAGLLGSVTNVASTALGFGRIAAVVAGVVMLGWGAVLLFGVAGVKLPKSKLLGRLPAGLSRRLSQVATAARSKPPTVRAFVLGFSSTLLPCGWLYAFAVAAAGTASPVWGALVMVAFWSGTLPVMLGLGVGVQRLGHRLRRHIPALSAALLVIIGTASVLGRLRLDQVVRTATMQMDQKAHLGAAAPEGEAPCCHHDD; the protein is encoded by the coding sequence GTGATCCACGTATTGCTCTCGGTCGTCGCAGCAAGTGTGCTCGGTAGCCTGCACTGTGCCGGTATGTGTGGTGGCTTCGTGGCCTTCTATGCCGGAGGGGACACTTCCGAGCGGCAACGAAGCGTCGCCCACGTCGCGTACAACCTCGGGCGCCTTCTAACGTATGCCATCGTCGGCGCGTTCGCTGGGCTGCTGGGTTCAGTGACGAACGTCGCGAGTACAGCGCTCGGTTTCGGTCGGATTGCTGCCGTCGTCGCCGGGGTGGTGATGCTGGGGTGGGGCGCGGTGTTGCTGTTCGGGGTCGCTGGCGTGAAACTCCCCAAGTCAAAGCTCCTGGGGCGGCTGCCGGCTGGATTGAGCCGGCGCCTCAGCCAGGTGGCGACCGCTGCCCGCAGCAAGCCGCCAACCGTGCGCGCGTTCGTGCTCGGGTTCTCCTCCACGTTGCTTCCGTGCGGTTGGCTGTATGCCTTCGCGGTCGCTGCGGCAGGCACGGCCTCTCCGGTGTGGGGGGCACTCGTCATGGTTGCGTTTTGGTCCGGAACGTTGCCGGTGATGTTGGGGCTGGGTGTTGGTGTCCAACGCCTGGGACATCGCTTGCGGCGACACATCCCGGCGCTGTCGGCGGCGCTGCTCGTGATCATCGGGACGGCCTCGGTGCTCGGGCGCTTGCGTTTGGACCAAGTGGTCCGCACCGCGACCATGCAGATGGATCAAAAGGCTCATCTGGGCGCTGCCGCTCCCGAGGGCGAGGCGCCGTGCTGCCACCATGACGACTGA
- a CDS encoding FixH family protein: protein MNEQETAVDESESESLGKKQRNLWPLMPVALLGLVITAQVVLVSNALKDGGAAVEEDYYKKAVNWDDHMAQERANQQLGWRLKLVVKPVGAGQADLHVMVLDKRGALISDADVQVVAFPNAKSDHRFRQTLQREAGSYVIRMPVIRRGLWEFRFDVARGEQRYTQVERQDILSAVGCVDCKPAVLGMVLPR from the coding sequence ATGAACGAGCAAGAGACAGCCGTGGACGAGTCCGAGAGCGAATCCTTGGGGAAAAAGCAGAGGAACCTGTGGCCCTTGATGCCGGTCGCGCTCCTCGGGCTGGTGATCACCGCTCAAGTCGTCTTGGTCTCCAACGCCCTGAAAGACGGCGGCGCCGCGGTCGAGGAGGACTACTACAAGAAGGCAGTCAACTGGGATGACCACATGGCCCAGGAGCGCGCGAACCAACAGCTCGGCTGGAGATTGAAGCTGGTCGTCAAGCCGGTGGGCGCGGGGCAAGCCGACTTACACGTGATGGTGCTGGACAAGCGCGGCGCGCTCATCTCGGACGCCGACGTCCAGGTCGTGGCGTTCCCCAACGCGAAGTCCGATCATCGCTTCCGGCAGACGCTGCAGCGGGAAGCGGGTAGCTACGTGATTCGCATGCCGGTGATCAGACGCGGACTCTGGGAGTTTCGCTTCGACGTCGCCCGCGGCGAGCAGCGCTACACCCAAGTGGAACGGCAGGACATCCTGAGCGCGGTCGGGTGTGTCGACTGCAAACCCGCTGTCCTCGGAATGGTGCTGCCCCGCTGA
- the ccoG gene encoding cytochrome c oxidase accessory protein CcoG, producing MAGDAPGRVLPTLNEDGTRLWVRPRRSPGRYWTLRAVIGWALILLFVIVPFIDMGGHPIILLDVPARQFHLFGRTFLATDGVLLMLLLLAIFVGVFWLTAMLGRVWCGYACPQTVYMEFLFRPIEQWIEGGRSGQLKLDKHGGGFRRVLKWVVFALLSVLVANVFLAYFVGVRRLGTWVMEGPMAHPTGFLVMAVTAVLVFVDFGYFREQMCTVACPYARFQSVLLDKDSLIVGYDEKRGEPRGKKGQTTGDCVDCGACVITCPTGIDIRNGLQMECIACAQCVDACDTVMDKVGRPRGLIRYASQRTLEGRAKGRLRPRAFAYPAVMALLVGLLVFTGGRTTEADVTILRGLSAPYVVDSSGVRNQIRIKIENRGSEDRSYDVKLLGAEGAKLIAPENPLVIPGGKRRETTIFVVAPEGLFVGGKRDVDFKISDGKGFERTFPYKLLGPGGEK from the coding sequence ATGGCCGGAGACGCACCCGGGAGAGTCCTCCCCACCCTGAACGAAGACGGCACACGGCTGTGGGTCCGGCCGCGTCGTTCTCCAGGTCGATACTGGACGCTGAGGGCGGTCATCGGCTGGGCACTGATACTGCTGTTCGTGATCGTGCCCTTCATCGACATGGGGGGTCACCCGATCATCCTGCTGGACGTCCCCGCGCGTCAGTTTCACCTCTTCGGGCGCACCTTTCTAGCGACGGACGGCGTGCTCTTGATGTTGCTTCTGCTCGCGATCTTCGTGGGCGTGTTCTGGCTCACCGCGATGCTCGGTCGGGTGTGGTGCGGCTACGCATGCCCTCAGACGGTCTACATGGAGTTCCTGTTTCGACCGATCGAGCAATGGATCGAGGGTGGTCGTTCGGGTCAGCTCAAGCTCGACAAGCACGGAGGGGGTTTCCGTAGGGTATTAAAGTGGGTCGTGTTCGCGCTGCTCAGCGTGCTGGTCGCGAACGTGTTCCTCGCCTACTTCGTCGGCGTCCGGCGACTCGGCACGTGGGTGATGGAAGGGCCGATGGCGCACCCTACCGGATTCCTGGTGATGGCGGTGACTGCGGTGCTCGTCTTCGTCGATTTTGGGTACTTCCGGGAGCAGATGTGCACGGTCGCCTGTCCCTATGCTCGCTTTCAGTCCGTGCTCTTGGACAAGGACTCGCTCATCGTCGGCTACGACGAGAAGCGAGGCGAACCGCGCGGCAAGAAGGGGCAGACCACGGGTGACTGCGTCGACTGTGGTGCGTGTGTGATCACGTGTCCGACGGGAATCGACATCCGCAACGGGCTACAGATGGAGTGCATCGCGTGCGCCCAGTGCGTGGACGCGTGTGACACCGTCATGGACAAGGTTGGCCGCCCTCGAGGCCTGATCCGCTACGCCTCTCAGCGAACACTCGAAGGACGCGCGAAGGGGAGGCTCAGGCCCCGAGCGTTCGCGTATCCAGCCGTGATGGCATTGCTGGTAGGTTTGTTGGTCTTCACGGGTGGCCGCACGACAGAAGCTGACGTTACGATACTGCGGGGGCTCTCAGCGCCCTACGTGGTCGACTCGTCAGGGGTTCGCAACCAAATCAGGATCAAGATCGAGAACCGTGGGAGCGAGGATCGCTCCTATGATGTGAAGCTATTGGGCGCGGAGGGGGCGAAGCTGATCGCCCCTGAGAATCCGCTAGTCATCCCGGGCGGCAAACGCCGAGAGACCACGATCTTCGTGGTCGCCCCGGAGGGCCTCTTCGTGGGGGGCAAGCGAGACGTCGACTTCAAGATCAGCGATGGGAAGGGCTTCGAGCGCACGTTCCCTTACAAGCTACTAGGGCCGGGAGGTGAGAAATGA
- a CDS encoding c-type cytochrome: protein MSTGDSKRSAPGGVTDELLEHEYDGIREYDNPMPKWWVWMFWGSFWFALFYFFHFHVGAKGTSVAQAYVDELKEAREAEAKMAMGDAVSEEGLAKLMENKPMMGDTQAVFKARCEQCHADKGQGLIGPNLTDDSWIHGKGTLMDIYKTVDEGVPAKGMPAWGRQLTPIELRKVVAYVGSLRGTNVPGKPPEGEKVDMAASVARGAATDAPSASPVAPTDSAAPAAPTDAAPSAAPSAN, encoded by the coding sequence ATGAGCACCGGCGATTCCAAACGATCAGCTCCCGGCGGTGTCACCGACGAGCTGCTGGAGCATGAGTACGATGGGATTCGTGAGTACGATAACCCCATGCCCAAATGGTGGGTGTGGATGTTCTGGGGCAGCTTCTGGTTCGCGTTGTTCTATTTCTTCCACTTCCACGTCGGCGCCAAGGGCACCTCGGTGGCCCAGGCCTATGTGGACGAGCTGAAGGAGGCGCGGGAAGCCGAAGCCAAGATGGCGATGGGAGACGCCGTGTCCGAAGAGGGCCTGGCGAAGCTGATGGAGAACAAGCCCATGATGGGTGACACCCAGGCGGTCTTCAAAGCTCGCTGCGAGCAGTGCCACGCGGATAAAGGGCAGGGCCTGATCGGTCCGAACCTGACCGACGATTCTTGGATCCACGGCAAGGGTACGCTGATGGACATCTACAAGACCGTGGACGAGGGCGTTCCCGCCAAGGGTATGCCCGCCTGGGGACGTCAGCTGACTCCCATCGAGCTGCGCAAGGTCGTTGCCTATGTGGGCAGCCTTCGAGGTACGAACGTCCCGGGCAAACCTCCCGAGGGTGAGAAGGTGGACATGGCCGCGTCGGTAGCACGCGGCGCCGCAACGGATGCACCTTCTGCGTCGCCCGTGGCTCCCACCGACAGCGCCGCACCCGCCGCACCGACGGATGCTGCGCCTTCTGCGGCACCGTCAGCGAACTAG
- a CDS encoding cbb3-type cytochrome c oxidase subunit 3 yields MKLSEIMSNMGLTSYAEIGLLIFFAVFIAVVFRVYSKKHQSEYEAARLMPLDDELVRTPRDAAGEER; encoded by the coding sequence ATGAAACTCAGCGAAATCATGAGCAACATGGGGCTCACTAGCTACGCGGAAATTGGCCTGTTGATCTTCTTTGCCGTCTTCATTGCCGTGGTGTTCCGCGTCTACAGCAAGAAGCACCAGAGCGAGTACGAAGCCGCGCGCCTCATGCCCCTGGACGACGAGTTGGTGCGCACCCCTCGCGACGCAGCAGGAGAAGAACGATGA
- the ccoN gene encoding cytochrome-c oxidase, cbb3-type subunit I: protein MTTRVERFTYDDAIVRKFAFACIIWGLVATLAGLTLALQLVMPELNAGLPWLTFGRLRPLHTNAAIFAFAGNAIFAAVYYSSQRLLKARMFSDKLSQFHFWGWQAIIVSAALTLPFGITQSKEYAELEWPIDIAIAVVWVVFAINFFGTIAKRRERHLYVAIWFYIATIITVAILHIFNNLVIPAGLFKSYSIYAGVQDAFMQWWYGHNAVAFFLTTPFLGLMYYFMPKAAERPVFSYKLSILHFWSLVFIYIWAGPHHLHYTALPEWASTLGMVFSVMLWMPSWGGMINGLLTLRGAWNRVASDPVLKFFVVGITFYGMATFEGPMLSIKSVNTLSHYTDWTIAHVHSGALGWNGFMTFGMLYWLAPRLFQTKLWSKKLAEYHFWIGTLGILFYIIAIYAAGVTQGLMWRAFDETGRLAYPDFIESVVRVLPMYWVRALGGLMFVAGVVMCLVNLVMTWKTRPEKYEEPVQEAPALVGEYEGPSPKLVIPPHAPVLEFAHKLNYFTQAAWHRVWERKPAKFTVLVTVAVAIASLFEIIPTFLIKSNVPTIASVKPYTPLELYGRDLYIEEGCYNCHSQMVRPMRAETERYGEYSKPGEFVYDHPFQWGSRRIGPDLHRVGGKYPHLWHVRHMEDPRSTTPQSIMPAYESMLRDEIDFSVIQHRVDVMVMLGVPYGDSVNKAEAQAREQAKEIAYEVASQGGPKGLGDKQVVALIAYLQRLGTDIKTAPQPASDQRAPNAAAGAPNDTLTSAQGAQ from the coding sequence ATGACCACTCGTGTCGAACGTTTTACGTACGATGACGCAATCGTCCGCAAGTTTGCCTTCGCCTGCATCATCTGGGGTTTGGTCGCGACGCTCGCTGGGCTGACTCTCGCCCTCCAGCTCGTGATGCCCGAGCTGAACGCGGGTCTCCCGTGGCTGACTTTTGGTCGTTTGCGTCCTCTCCACACCAACGCGGCGATCTTCGCCTTCGCTGGTAACGCCATCTTTGCGGCGGTTTACTACTCGTCGCAGAGGCTCCTCAAAGCGCGCATGTTCAGCGACAAGCTGAGCCAGTTCCACTTCTGGGGCTGGCAGGCGATCATCGTCTCCGCCGCGCTTACGCTGCCGTTCGGGATCACTCAGAGCAAAGAGTATGCAGAGCTCGAGTGGCCGATCGACATTGCGATCGCCGTCGTTTGGGTCGTGTTCGCGATCAACTTCTTCGGCACCATCGCCAAGCGCCGCGAGCGCCATCTGTACGTCGCGATTTGGTTCTACATCGCGACGATCATCACGGTGGCGATCCTGCACATCTTCAACAACCTGGTGATCCCTGCCGGGCTGTTCAAGAGCTACTCGATCTACGCCGGCGTTCAAGATGCCTTCATGCAGTGGTGGTACGGCCACAACGCGGTGGCGTTCTTCCTGACGACGCCCTTCCTCGGCCTGATGTACTACTTCATGCCGAAGGCGGCTGAACGGCCCGTCTTCAGCTACAAGCTGTCGATCCTCCACTTCTGGTCCTTGGTGTTCATCTACATCTGGGCCGGTCCCCATCACCTGCACTACACGGCGCTGCCCGAGTGGGCGAGCACCCTCGGCATGGTGTTCAGCGTGATGCTGTGGATGCCCAGCTGGGGCGGCATGATCAACGGCCTGCTCACGCTGCGTGGCGCGTGGAACCGCGTCGCGAGCGACCCGGTGCTCAAGTTCTTCGTGGTGGGGATCACGTTCTACGGCATGGCGACGTTCGAAGGCCCGATGCTCAGCATCAAGAGCGTCAATACGCTGAGCCACTATACCGACTGGACCATCGCCCACGTCCACAGCGGCGCCCTGGGGTGGAACGGCTTCATGACCTTCGGGATGCTCTACTGGCTCGCCCCGCGCCTGTTCCAGACCAAGCTGTGGTCAAAGAAGCTCGCGGAGTATCACTTCTGGATCGGTACCCTGGGGATCCTGTTCTACATCATCGCGATCTACGCCGCGGGGGTGACCCAAGGACTGATGTGGCGCGCCTTCGACGAGACCGGGCGTCTCGCCTACCCGGATTTCATCGAGAGCGTCGTCCGCGTGCTGCCCATGTACTGGGTGCGGGCGCTGGGTGGTCTGATGTTCGTCGCTGGCGTGGTGATGTGCTTGGTGAACCTGGTCATGACCTGGAAGACCCGGCCCGAGAAGTATGAGGAGCCCGTGCAAGAGGCTCCGGCCCTCGTCGGAGAGTACGAAGGACCCTCGCCGAAGCTGGTGATTCCGCCTCACGCGCCGGTGCTCGAGTTCGCTCATAAACTGAACTACTTCACTCAGGCAGCTTGGCACCGTGTCTGGGAGCGGAAGCCTGCCAAATTCACGGTGCTGGTCACCGTGGCCGTGGCCATCGCGTCGCTCTTCGAGATCATCCCGACGTTCCTCATCAAGTCGAACGTGCCCACCATCGCCTCGGTCAAGCCCTACACGCCCCTCGAGCTGTATGGACGGGATCTGTATATTGAAGAGGGGTGTTACAACTGTCACTCGCAGATGGTGCGGCCAATGCGCGCGGAAACGGAGCGCTACGGCGAGTACTCGAAGCCCGGGGAGTTCGTCTACGATCACCCCTTCCAGTGGGGTTCACGGCGCATCGGCCCTGACCTTCACCGCGTCGGTGGCAAGTACCCGCACCTCTGGCACGTGCGCCACATGGAGGACCCGCGCAGCACGACGCCCCAGTCGATCATGCCAGCATATGAGTCGATGCTGCGCGACGAGATCGATTTCAGCGTGATCCAACATCGGGTGGACGTGATGGTGATGCTCGGGGTGCCGTACGGAGACTCCGTGAACAAGGCAGAAGCCCAGGCGCGAGAGCAGGCGAAGGAAATCGCGTACGAGGTCGCTTCCCAGGGTGGCCCGAAGGGACTGGGTGACAAGCAGGTGGTCGCTCTGATCGCCTATCTTCAGCGCCTCGGCACCGACATCAAGACCGCCCCACAACCAGCGAGCGATCAACGAGCTCCCAACGCGGCGGCCGGCGCGCCGAACGACACCCTCACTTCCGCACAAGGAGCCCAGTGA
- a CDS encoding OsmC family protein, giving the protein MEPFPHTYQAAASGRADGLVRVTSPGVPDLDSAGPTAFGGPGDLWSPETMLVAAVADCFILTFRAIATASKFEWLDLSCEASGTLDKVEREIRFSEISLKVRLTVADLGLAERAERLLEKSEKHCLISRSLRCETKLVTEIQVADTAAA; this is encoded by the coding sequence ATGGAGCCGTTTCCCCACACTTACCAAGCTGCCGCAAGCGGGCGGGCAGACGGCCTCGTGCGTGTCACGTCGCCGGGTGTCCCAGACTTGGACAGCGCGGGTCCCACGGCCTTTGGAGGGCCGGGGGACCTATGGTCTCCGGAGACGATGCTGGTCGCAGCCGTCGCCGACTGCTTCATCCTGACGTTTCGTGCCATCGCCACCGCTAGCAAGTTCGAGTGGCTGGACCTGAGCTGCGAGGCGAGCGGGACGCTAGATAAGGTCGAGCGGGAGATCCGCTTCAGCGAGATCAGCCTCAAGGTGCGTCTCACCGTCGCGGATCTAGGGCTGGCCGAGCGCGCGGAGCGCTTGCTCGAGAAGTCTGAGAAGCACTGCCTGATCAGCCGCTCGCTGCGCTGCGAGACGAAGCTGGTGACAGAAATCCAGGTAGCGGATACCGCCGCTGCCTGA